In the genome of Chaetodon trifascialis isolate fChaTrf1 chromosome 21, fChaTrf1.hap1, whole genome shotgun sequence, the window TATTGCTGTTCTATCCTACTTCAGTCACTAATCAGAATAGAAGCATACATGAGGCTTGATGGACTCGACATGACGTGTCGGCCTGACctgtttctgcctcctcctttctGAAGGGAAACCTCTGCTGTGGACGCCCTTCATCCAGCGGCCCTTACATAAAAGAAAGGGCGGACAGGTCAGGTTCTCTAACGATCAGACGATCGAGCTGGAGAAGAAGTTTGAGACGCAGAAGTACCTCTCGCCTCCGGAGAGGAAGCGGCTGGCCAAGATGCTGCAGCTCAGCGAGAGACAGGTGAGCATGGAAGCTGTGTCTGCAGGGGAGCCGCTCACTTCAGACGGCGGGGATTGTCTGTCTTCCACATTTTTAGGCCTTTAATTCTCCCATGGAGTGTTCTGGTCTGTCCCTGGCTGCGGAGCGCGCGCAGAGTACGGCGCTCTCACGTGGCCGAGGGGCTGTGATGCGTATCATCTTCCGTCATTACGACTTTATGACCATGTCACAAAGCACACAGGAGCCTGATTATATTCCACCCAGAAGGACTGATTGAAGTATTGTCATGTTATGAACTGAGGTTGTCTTTGAAATCGCCTCTTTGTCACAAGCTGCTTCAAGTTCATTCAAGTTCAAGTTTGTTCATCAAACAAATGAGCGCTTCTGTATTTCCTGATGTGCGCTACAGGCCTGATAGGTGCGGGTATGTGGTCACATTATGGATggacattttcaaacatttagTGTTGAGTAAAATTTATATCTAGGGCTTCGACTTAAAAATATAGTCCAGGTAAACTGTTACTGCAGGAGAAACTCGGCCACCTGCCATCAGCTCAAAGCCCAAATCATCTCCACAGTGGCATCATGAGGAATTATCTACTGACGGATTTGAGCCTTAATCACAATTTTTACCCCCTAACACACATGATCAAAACATGTTCATTGACGAATCCGTCAATAAATGGAATGGAATGCGATTCCTaacatgtaatgtaatgttcCGCAGAATTTAGCCCATTCCATTCCATTTATTGATTGCTGGAGGTTTTCTTCTACAGGCACTGAGCCAGAGTTTACTGTGCAGGCAAAGCTGCAGCGAGCAGACTGTACGCATCCAGCTGCTTGGATTATTTTGCAGTTATCATTTATCAGTTTATCTTAGCTTTGTTCCACATGCATTGTTTCTTCAGCCGAATAAAACATCCTGAAAATTCACAGTTACtggtttatttatatatttcgTGATTTCTTTCAGGTTAAAACCTGGTTCCAGAATCGACGAGCGAAGTGGCGGAGACTAAAACAGGTGCCAAGCTTTGACTAATGTCACATTATATCCCTTCATTCGAACCtgaataattatttatttaaagggCGACCGCACAGGCCTCTTAACTCATAAAACTATTTCCATTTGCACCAGGAAAATCCCCAGGGAGGtaagagggaggtggaggatgaCAGTTCTGCCGGGAGGAGCACCAAAGGAGACGACCTGAGCGAGTCTTCGGGGATCCAGAGCCCGGAGCGCAGACACACAGTCCCGGCCTCCGAGCTCGCGCCGACGGGCCGCTGCGGGCGCTCTGTGTCCCCGCAGCAGCCCCACACAGAGCTGGACTCTGACGTGTCCGATGATACAGACCAGGACCTGGACATAGAGGACGACGCCGACTTCACGCTGAATAACTAGTTCTGAAGCACAGGCTCCTCTCTGGATTCACACCGGATCCACTCGGACATTAGGAGCGGGCTGATGAGGTGATGAAGATCACAGGACTCATGTGACGCTTCACCTGCGCGGGGGTGGTTCTGTCAGAATGACAGACGGACAGGATGATAGACTACTTCCTGCTGTAATATTTAGGGGGGAAAAATCAACAAGAATCTGACGCTCGCCATCCTCCGTTCACACAGGAAAGTCATCTCAGCTGGATGTTTTGTCTTGTCGTAGGCTGTATGAAGCATAGTATTCTGCTGTATTTGTGCTGATCGTTAGGCCTGTTGTTATGTCTATcaatgtaaataaacagcaggTCTAAAGCTTAGATTAGTTTctcctgtactgtatgtggttTTGGATGATAAACGCTCTTAAGTGTATGGGCTGTTGCCAAATGTGATATGTCAGTAAATAATCAGTGTAGCgcaaattttgttttgtttggacatatctaataaactatttttgtgggtgtttttatGGTAAGAATAAATTTGTCACTTTTGGATGTAGCTGGATTTTGACTGATTTCCCACTCTGTATTTCTTTAAACTgcaaaggaaaaaggaaatgaataaattacGCAATGTTTTAAATTACAGAGCATTTATCTCTCAGCAAAGAACTCAAACGGCAGAGTGAAATAATGAAGTCAGCAGCCCAAAGTCGTCTTTAAATCAGAAAATGATTTGAGCTCTCATTGTCATTGGATGTATGCTTTTTTCCCTTCCACTGGTTTAATCGGAGCCTGTTTCAAAAGTTTTATTTACATATTCTGTAAATATTAACACCTGTTAGAAAGCATGTCGCGTTTGAGATTTTGCCGGTTGTTGCTCCATCCTAAACTGCCACTGcttacatttattttactaCCCTATGGAAGTCCATATAAAAAGCCATGGTGGAGAAGAAGTAACTGGATGCGTTACTTAGATCAAAGTAGTAAAtcattagaaaataaaagtaaaagctgcatttcaaattttatttaaataacaGCACAGATTTATTGTAacaaaattatatttaaaatgtcAGTGGCAAAGTTAGTTACAATGTAATTTAGCCCCTTTCAGAGTACTCTATTATTCTGCAGTTAAGTAATTAATTAATATGGAGCGCGGGGGACACAGTGCCACCAGCTGGTAGGAGAAGTACCACTTCTCAACATGTTTAAATTGAAGTAAGTTTCTAGAAatatacatgcatgtgtattAGTATGTAAAGAGGTACGTTTGAGAGTTTAAAGACTTATTCTGCTTTTAATTATAACTACATTTTATTGTTCGATACCTCTGGGCAACATTGTGCAGTTAGACCACTTTAGTTGACATCATGCTGAGGTGTGGAGATGTTTGACTTTACTATCGACTGATACTGACCAGAAACGGACACAAGAACGTTCTATGGGCAGAAAGAATGCGATGAGCAGTTAGGCTCATTCCCcctgacagtgaggacagagagctTGAGGACAGTCAGGAAGACTGGATCCCCCAATCAGATTTAAGAGATAGTTAGGAGGTCAGGGGGCAGTCAGTAGagtaacctgtgtgtgtgtgtgtgtgtgtgtgtgtgtgtgtgtgtgtgtgtgtgtgtgtgtgtgtgtgtgtgtgtgtgtgtgtgcatgtcagtggATGAAGGTCACATCCACCAGCAACTGAGGTTCCACACAGAATAGGACATCAGTGTCTAAACGAAAACACAGATTCAAACAAtaagccacacaaacacatatttagACACAATGAAACAGGCACTTGCAcgcacaatcacacacacacacacacacacgcacgcacgcacgcacgcacgcacgcacacacacacacacacagtcatgtttccatcacttccaTCATCACATACTACTGCTGGAGGCTGACCTTAACCATAACCATCACCCTCACtaaaccttaacccaagtcttcagcCTTAAATTGAATGATTGAGGTTAAGGAGACTTGCGTTTTGACCCCATAAGGAATATGAGTCCTCACAATGAGACTCTGTGAACAGATttacaatcctgattccaaaaaagctggcacactgtataaaacataaataaatgtgataatttgctaattctttttgacatac includes:
- the hhex gene encoding hematopoietically-expressed homeobox protein hhex, encoding MSVPLYAPTPIQPAHPTPFYIEDILGKTASTSSSSPSSSSSPSSSSSSSSSSSYSSCSTPIIPTPTLPSPNSSFTSLISPYRTPIYEPTPIHPALSHHAAAALTAATYASAGTFAGSIYPFHHQHHRSMGEYAQALLRHDPLGKPLLWTPFIQRPLHKRKGGQVRFSNDQTIELEKKFETQKYLSPPERKRLAKMLQLSERQVKTWFQNRRAKWRRLKQENPQGGKREVEDDSSAGRSTKGDDLSESSGIQSPERRHTVPASELAPTGRCGRSVSPQQPHTELDSDVSDDTDQDLDIEDDADFTLNN